In one Scyliorhinus canicula chromosome 3, sScyCan1.1, whole genome shotgun sequence genomic region, the following are encoded:
- the LOC119963731 gene encoding LOW QUALITY PROTEIN: POU domain, class 5, transcription factor 3-like (The sequence of the model RefSeq protein was modified relative to this genomic sequence to represent the inferred CDS: substituted 1 base at 1 genomic stop codon), with protein MEQFAKELRYKRITFDFIQADVGLVMGNLYGKMFSQTTICRFEALQLSFKNMCKLKPMLQHWLNDAENNEICNVEQVLDRSRKWKRRTSIENGVKRNLETYFMKCPKPTSKXASQIAEDLRLDKVMFRVWFWFCNRRQKGKRMALTCLEENGVQIDKGSPLHMSPNALMLPDPIVTQGNNAAKVPPLCTCLPAPKLSPWAVTPVRGLSVVFSERGCKDS; from the coding sequence atggaacAATTTGCCAAAGAGCTGAGATACAAGCGAATAACATTTGACTTCATACAGGCTGACGTTGGATTAGTTATGGGGAATCTCtatgggaagatgttcagtcaGACCACAATCTGCAGGTTTGAAGCACTACAGCTGAGTTTCAAAAACATGTGCAAACTGAAACCAATGCTTCAGCACTGGCTGAACGATGCAGAGAACAATGAGATTTGTAACGTGGAACAGGTTCTGGATCGGtccaggaaatggaagaggagaactAGCATTGAGAATGGTGTGAAAAGAAACTTGGAGACCTATTTCATGAAATGCCCCAAGCCCACGAGCAAATAAGCCTCCCAGATCGCTGAAGACCTCCGATTAGATAAAGTGATGTTCCGAGTTTGGTTTTGGTTCTGCAATAGGAGGCAGAAGGGGAAGAGGATGGCCTTGACttgtttggaggaaaatggtgtACAAATCGACAAGGGGAGTCCACTTCACATGTCGCCCAATGCTCTGATGCTACCTGACCCCATAGTAACCCAAGGAAACAATGCAGCCAAGGTGCCACCCCTATGTACATGTCTCCCTGCACCCAAGCTGTCTCCATGGGCAGTCACACCAGTTAGAGGATTATCTGTGGTTTTCTCTGAACGCGGGTGCAAGGACTCTTGA